A DNA window from Arachis duranensis cultivar V14167 chromosome 3, aradu.V14167.gnm2.J7QH, whole genome shotgun sequence contains the following coding sequences:
- the LOC107479344 gene encoding calcineurin B-like protein 7 isoform X2, with the protein MGCSFSKQRQRLIGHHKQEEDPAAVLAVQTCFDICDIEALYELFKKLSSSIVDDGLISKEEFQLGLFGNSKKRNLFADRIFDLFDSGKDGVIEFGEFVRGLSVFHPAAPQPQKAAFAFRLHDIRQSGFIERDEVREMIVALLSESQLVFSDDIIQLIIDKAFQEADLKGDGKIDPDEWQQFVARNPSLLRNMTIPHLKDLNKEFRNFELSPDFIEDDIRNL; encoded by the exons ATGGGGTGTTCTTTCAGCAAACAACGGCAGAGGCTTATTGGGCATCATAAACAGGAAGAAGACCCAGCAGCAGTTCTTGCTGTCCAAACCTGCT TTGATATTTGTGATATTGAAGCACTGTATGAGCTGTTCAAGAAATTAAGTAGCTCCATAGTTGATGACGGCCTCATCAGCAAA GAGGAATTTCAACTTGGCTTATTTGGTAACAGCAAGAAACGAAACCTTTTTGCCGATAGG atatttgatttatttgattcgggaaaGGATGGGGTGATAGAGTTTGGAGAGTTTGTTAGAGGACTCAGCGTGTTCCATCCTGCAGCGCCCCAACCACAAAAAGCAGCTT TTGCATTTCGGCTCCACGATATACGGCAAAGTGGCTTTATTGAACGCGACGAG GTAAGAGAGATGATTGTGGCACTACTAAGCGAGTCCCAATTGGTGTTTTCTGATGACATAATTCAGCTCATAATCGATAAG GCTTTTCAAGAAGCAGATCTCAAAGGAGATGGTAAAATTGATCCAGACGAGTGGCAACAATTTGTGGCTCGAAATCCATCTTTATTGAGGAATATGACAATTCCACATTTGAa GGACCTTAATAAGGAGTTTCGTAATTTTGAATTAAGTCCAGACTTTATTGAAGATGATATAAGAAACCTCTGA
- the LOC107479344 gene encoding calcineurin B-like protein 4 isoform X3: protein MGCSFSKQRQRLIGHHKQEEDPAAVLAVQTCFDICDIEALYELFKKLSSSIVDDGLISKEEFQLGLFGNSKKRNLFADRIFDLFDSGKDGVIEFGEFVRGLSVFHPAAPQPQKAAFAFRLHDIRQSGFIERDEVGNNKVLFCENIFIEKMILRTVREMIVALLSESQLVFSDDIIQLIIDKGP from the exons ATGGGGTGTTCTTTCAGCAAACAACGGCAGAGGCTTATTGGGCATCATAAACAGGAAGAAGACCCAGCAGCAGTTCTTGCTGTCCAAACCTGCT TTGATATTTGTGATATTGAAGCACTGTATGAGCTGTTCAAGAAATTAAGTAGCTCCATAGTTGATGACGGCCTCATCAGCAAA GAGGAATTTCAACTTGGCTTATTTGGTAACAGCAAGAAACGAAACCTTTTTGCCGATAGG atatttgatttatttgattcgggaaaGGATGGGGTGATAGAGTTTGGAGAGTTTGTTAGAGGACTCAGCGTGTTCCATCCTGCAGCGCCCCAACCACAAAAAGCAGCTT TTGCATTTCGGCTCCACGATATACGGCAAAGTGGCTTTATTGAACGCGACGAGGTAGGGAATAATAAGGTGCTGTTTTGTGAAAATATCTTCATTGAGAAGATGATATTGCGAACG GTAAGAGAGATGATTGTGGCACTACTAAGCGAGTCCCAATTGGTGTTTTCTGATGACATAATTCAGCTCATAATCGATAAG GGACCTTAA
- the LOC107479344 gene encoding calcineurin B-like protein 7 isoform X1 → MGCSFSKQRQRLIGHHKQEEDPAAVLAVQTCFDICDIEALYELFKKLSSSIVDDGLISKEEFQLGLFGNSKKRNLFADRIFDLFDSGKDGVIEFGEFVRGLSVFHPAAPQPQKAAFAFRLHDIRQSGFIERDEVGNNKVLFCENIFIEKMILRTVREMIVALLSESQLVFSDDIIQLIIDKAFQEADLKGDGKIDPDEWQQFVARNPSLLRNMTIPHLKDLNKEFRNFELSPDFIEDDIRNL, encoded by the exons ATGGGGTGTTCTTTCAGCAAACAACGGCAGAGGCTTATTGGGCATCATAAACAGGAAGAAGACCCAGCAGCAGTTCTTGCTGTCCAAACCTGCT TTGATATTTGTGATATTGAAGCACTGTATGAGCTGTTCAAGAAATTAAGTAGCTCCATAGTTGATGACGGCCTCATCAGCAAA GAGGAATTTCAACTTGGCTTATTTGGTAACAGCAAGAAACGAAACCTTTTTGCCGATAGG atatttgatttatttgattcgggaaaGGATGGGGTGATAGAGTTTGGAGAGTTTGTTAGAGGACTCAGCGTGTTCCATCCTGCAGCGCCCCAACCACAAAAAGCAGCTT TTGCATTTCGGCTCCACGATATACGGCAAAGTGGCTTTATTGAACGCGACGAGGTAGGGAATAATAAGGTGCTGTTTTGTGAAAATATCTTCATTGAGAAGATGATATTGCGAACG GTAAGAGAGATGATTGTGGCACTACTAAGCGAGTCCCAATTGGTGTTTTCTGATGACATAATTCAGCTCATAATCGATAAG GCTTTTCAAGAAGCAGATCTCAAAGGAGATGGTAAAATTGATCCAGACGAGTGGCAACAATTTGTGGCTCGAAATCCATCTTTATTGAGGAATATGACAATTCCACATTTGAa GGACCTTAATAAGGAGTTTCGTAATTTTGAATTAAGTCCAGACTTTATTGAAGATGATATAAGAAACCTCTGA